One genomic segment of Bacteroidota bacterium includes these proteins:
- the lnt gene encoding apolipoprotein N-acyltransferase: MRNRIFLTAFFLLPLLSALLLWLAWPPLSGTLLVFIGFVPLLFAEELIENNYSKNTHSKSWLAIFIGLLAWNGFTTWWVANTYSGNHEIGSLIAGIFASFANAALMTLPFMGYRYTKKRLGRHLGLIAFAAYWMVFEYVHLRWEFTWPWLNLGNVFALNHTWIQWYEYTGTFGGTLWVLLTNLIVYAQLRKMIFKKQEFDKFNFKNKYLPFVMVVLIIIVPIIISKVMYAHQKDIGLPVNVTALQPNLNPYTEKFTLPFDVQLQKMIRLSSEGVTDSTDYLIWPETAIPHPIYIDEMERSQPLKLIRTFTDSFPNLTAIIGVNGYEKYRKAEEATVTSRELINPKFNDTIWIDAYNTAIQLDSSNRVEVYNKSKLVPGVERMPYPGALHFLEFLAMDLGGISGTLAIQKDREVFFNKDSIGVATAICYESVFGEYVSRYINNGANIIFIITNDGWWGNTAGHKQHYLYAKLRAIENRKSIARSANTGTSCFINQRGDISQATEWEKDAVINQTIYANDIITFYDRNGDYIGRTAIWVAVFLFLLSFVSSRTDKFKFRVNKL; this comes from the coding sequence ATGAGAAACAGAATTTTTTTAACTGCATTTTTTTTATTGCCCTTGCTCAGCGCATTGTTACTGTGGCTTGCATGGCCTCCTTTATCAGGTACATTGTTAGTGTTTATTGGTTTTGTTCCTTTGTTGTTTGCTGAAGAACTTATTGAAAATAATTATTCAAAAAATACACATTCAAAATCATGGTTAGCAATTTTTATTGGCTTGCTAGCATGGAATGGATTCACTACATGGTGGGTAGCAAACACTTACAGTGGCAATCATGAAATTGGAAGTTTAATTGCCGGCATATTTGCAAGTTTCGCAAATGCCGCTTTAATGACTTTGCCTTTTATGGGTTATCGTTATACTAAAAAAAGATTAGGTCGTCATTTAGGATTAATTGCATTCGCAGCCTATTGGATGGTGTTTGAATATGTGCATTTGCGTTGGGAATTTACATGGCCATGGTTGAATCTCGGAAATGTGTTTGCATTAAATCATACTTGGATTCAATGGTATGAATATACTGGCACTTTTGGCGGAACATTATGGGTGTTGCTCACCAATTTAATTGTGTATGCCCAACTGCGAAAAATGATTTTTAAAAAACAGGAATTCGATAAATTCAATTTCAAAAATAAATATCTGCCTTTTGTTATGGTTGTGCTGATAATTATTGTTCCGATAATTATTTCTAAAGTAATGTATGCACATCAGAAAGATATTGGCTTACCTGTAAATGTAACTGCCCTGCAACCAAATCTAAATCCTTATACCGAAAAATTTACATTGCCTTTTGATGTGCAATTGCAAAAAATGATTCGCTTATCATCCGAAGGTGTAACTGATTCTACAGATTATTTAATATGGCCGGAAACTGCAATACCACATCCCATTTATATTGATGAAATGGAACGTTCACAGCCTTTAAAATTAATACGCACATTCACTGATAGTTTTCCAAATCTCACTGCAATAATTGGAGTAAATGGTTATGAAAAATATAGAAAGGCTGAAGAGGCAACAGTTACTTCCCGTGAATTAATAAATCCAAAATTTAACGATACCATTTGGATAGATGCTTATAATACAGCAATACAACTGGATTCAAGTAATAGAGTAGAAGTGTATAATAAATCCAAACTTGTTCCGGGTGTAGAGCGCATGCCTTATCCGGGTGCATTACATTTTTTAGAATTTTTAGCAATGGATTTGGGTGGTATTTCCGGAACACTTGCTATACAAAAAGATCGAGAAGTTTTTTTTAATAAAGATTCAATTGGTGTAGCAACTGCTATTTGTTATGAAAGTGTATTTGGTGAATATGTTAGTAGATATATTAATAATGGTGCAAATATAATTTTCATCATTACCAATGATGGATGGTGGGGAAATACAGCGGGACATAAGCAACATTATTTGTATGCAAAGTTGCGAGCTATTGAAAATAGAAAGTCTATTGCCCGTTCTGCAAATACCGGAACATCTTGTTTCATAAATCAACGTGGAGATATTTCGCAGGCAACGGAATGGGAAAAGGATGCAGTGATTAATCAAACAATTTACGCCAATGATATTATAACATTTTATGATCGCAATGGTGATTACATTGGTCGCACTGCTATTTGGGTTGCAGTATTTCTTTTCTTATTAAGTTTTGTAAGCAGCCGTACAGATAAATTTAAATTCAGAGTTAATAAATTATAA
- a CDS encoding DUF47 domain-containing protein, with protein MNIDKILRYFSPKDKIFFPLFSKAADNICVISDLLYQAVKETDEDKREQLIRNIENAEHIGDEITHEIMNALNTVFITPFDREDIHNLSSSIDDVADHVKDAALRFRLYNPKKVPASIVKMAELIIKGAEEVRRAITELQNVGDLETIRKIIVDINNIENQSDAIFELALADLFANEKDPIEIIKIKDIIAKMESAADRCEDIANVIESIIVKTT; from the coding sequence ATGAATATTGATAAAATCTTACGCTATTTTTCTCCGAAGGACAAAATATTTTTTCCGCTGTTTAGTAAAGCTGCTGATAACATTTGTGTTATTTCAGATTTGTTATATCAGGCCGTAAAAGAAACCGATGAAGATAAACGGGAACAGCTAATTCGCAATATTGAAAATGCTGAGCATATTGGCGATGAAATAACACATGAGATAATGAATGCTTTGAATACAGTTTTTATTACCCCGTTTGATAGAGAAGATATTCATAACCTATCCAGTTCAATAGATGATGTAGCCGATCATGTAAAAGATGCCGCACTGCGTTTTCGTTTATATAATCCCAAAAAAGTACCTGCATCCATTGTGAAAATGGCGGAGTTGATTATCAAAGGGGCCGAAGAAGTAAGGCGTGCAATTACCGAATTACAAAATGTTGGAGATCTGGAAACCATTCGGAAAATAATTGTAGATATAAATAATATAGAAAATCAAAGTGATGCCATATTTGAATTGGCATTGGCGGATTTATTTGCAAATGAAAAAGACCCTATCGAAATAATCAAGATAAAAGATATCATTGCTAAAATGGAAAGTGCTGCCGACCGGTGTGAAGATATCGCCAATGTAATAGAATCAATTATAGTAAAAACTACTTGA
- a CDS encoding inositol monophosphatase — MRESELQQICMQAIPVLKRTGNYIAKSRKHLRQNQIALKGVRDMVTEIDKNAEIRLVKNLKKILPEAGFITEEKTTDQISKTYNWVIDPLDGTTNFVFGIPITAVSVALMKGKKILIGMVYEISMREMFYTWQGAPSFCNGDIIHVSKQKDFSKALVATGFPYTRIKRIPGITKSIAYFLEHCQDIRRFGSAATDLCYVACGRFEIYYEGYLQQWDIAAGILIVKNAGGVVKNFEGKEDYSENKIVACNPYLLKNALNGIFLN; from the coding sequence ATGCGTGAGAGTGAATTACAACAAATTTGTATGCAGGCTATTCCTGTTTTAAAACGCACAGGTAATTATATTGCAAAATCAAGAAAACATTTAAGGCAAAATCAAATTGCATTAAAAGGAGTGCGTGATATGGTGACGGAAATTGATAAAAATGCAGAGATACGTCTTGTAAAAAATTTGAAAAAAATATTACCCGAAGCCGGGTTTATAACAGAAGAAAAAACCACTGATCAAATAAGCAAAACATATAATTGGGTGATTGATCCATTGGATGGAACCACCAATTTTGTGTTTGGAATTCCTATCACCGCTGTAAGTGTTGCATTGATGAAAGGCAAAAAAATTCTGATTGGAATGGTGTACGAAATAAGTATGCGAGAGATGTTTTATACATGGCAAGGTGCGCCTTCTTTTTGTAATGGAGATATAATTCATGTATCCAAACAAAAAGATTTTTCAAAAGCATTAGTTGCTACCGGATTCCCTTATACAAGAATCAAACGCATTCCTGGTATAACCAAATCAATTGCTTACTTTTTGGAGCATTGTCAGGATATCCGTCGCTTTGGATCTGCCGCAACAGATTTATGTTATGTTGCCTGCGGAAGGTTTGAAATTTATTATGAAGGATATTTACAACAATGGGATATCGCAGCCGGAATATTAATCGTAAAAAATGCAGGAGGTGTTGTTAAAAATTTTGAAGGCAAAGAAGATTATTCAGAAAATAAAATAGTGGCTTGTAATCCATATCTCTTGAAGAATGCGCTGAATGGAATTTTTCTTAATTAA
- a CDS encoding PstS family phosphate ABC transporter substrate-binding protein, with translation MYKSIIVFGLSLFLLAACTNKQKSDSNLKGKVRIDGSSTVFPITEAVAEEFRFVEKDILVTVGESGTGGGFKKFSRGEIDIIDASRTIKPEEVKACNEAGIEYLELEIAYDGLAVMINPENNWVDYLTTEELKKIWEPEAQGNIVRWSQIRAGWPDEEIHLYGPGTASGTYDYFTEVICGKAGASRGDYTASENDNVLVQGLAGDKGGLAYFGIAYYEANKDKLKLVPINNGTGAVLPSKETVLNKQYSPLSRPLYIYVNKEALSQPHIIAFLNFYMDNAGDLANEVGYITLEKKLYESMKAKLKEVDKTESAH, from the coding sequence ATGTATAAATCAATAATTGTATTTGGACTTTCTCTTTTTTTATTAGCGGCATGTACCAACAAACAGAAATCAGATTCAAATTTAAAGGGTAAGGTGAGAATTGATGGCTCCAGCACTGTGTTTCCCATTACAGAAGCTGTAGCAGAAGAATTTCGATTTGTTGAAAAAGATATTTTGGTTACAGTAGGTGAAAGTGGAACAGGAGGGGGATTTAAAAAATTCTCTCGTGGTGAAATTGATATTATAGATGCTTCCCGAACTATAAAACCAGAGGAAGTAAAAGCCTGTAATGAGGCAGGAATTGAATATCTGGAGTTGGAAATTGCCTATGATGGCTTAGCAGTAATGATTAACCCTGAAAACAACTGGGTGGATTATTTAACCACAGAAGAATTAAAAAAAATTTGGGAACCGGAAGCGCAAGGTAATATAGTGAGGTGGAGCCAAATTAGAGCCGGTTGGCCGGACGAAGAAATACATCTTTATGGGCCAGGCACTGCCTCAGGAACTTATGACTATTTTACTGAAGTAATTTGCGGTAAAGCAGGTGCAAGTCGGGGAGATTATACAGCAAGTGAAAATGATAATGTATTAGTTCAAGGATTAGCAGGAGATAAAGGTGGACTAGCATATTTTGGAATAGCATACTATGAAGCAAATAAAGATAAATTAAAATTAGTACCAATTAATAACGGAACAGGAGCTGTTCTTCCAAGTAAGGAAACAGTTTTAAATAAACAATATAGTCCACTGTCAAGGCCACTCTATATTTATGTAAATAAGGAGGCACTTTCTCAACCGCATATAATAGCATTTCTAAATTTTTATATGGATAATGCTGGGGACTTAGCCAATGAAGTGGGTTACATAACTTTAGAAAAAAAATTGTATGAAAGTATGAAAGCCAAATTGAAAGAAGTGGATAAAACGGAAAGTGCGCATTAA
- the pstA gene encoding phosphate ABC transporter permease PstA — translation MNKRSNRIIDSAFKYWAIFCTVFGLAILFYFIINIIVQGAARIDWDFLTNLPSRKPENSGIFTAIMGTIWILVLTAIISIPIGVGAGIYLEEYGKRSRLNSLLEINITNLAGVPSVIYGILGLEVFVRSAGLGGSVLTGALTLGLLILPVIIVATREAIKAVPHTIKEASFALGASKWQTIYRQILPAASGGIITGVILALSRAIGETAPLIVVGALMYVPFAPSNPMDEYSVMPMQIFNWISRPQAGFATNAAAAIIVLLIITFIMNGFAIFLRNSWQKKVKW, via the coding sequence ATGAATAAACGCTCAAACCGAATTATAGATTCTGCCTTTAAATACTGGGCAATTTTCTGTACCGTATTTGGCCTTGCTATACTTTTCTATTTTATTATAAATATTATTGTTCAAGGTGCTGCAAGAATTGATTGGGATTTTTTAACAAACCTTCCATCAAGAAAACCTGAAAACAGCGGAATATTTACTGCTATAATGGGAACAATATGGATACTCGTTTTAACGGCTATAATTTCTATACCAATTGGTGTAGGAGCGGGTATTTATTTAGAAGAATATGGGAAACGCAGTCGCTTAAATAGTTTGCTCGAAATAAATATTACTAATCTAGCAGGCGTCCCTTCGGTTATATATGGCATTTTAGGCCTGGAAGTTTTTGTGCGAAGTGCTGGATTAGGTGGAAGTGTTTTAACTGGAGCACTCACACTTGGCCTGTTAATTTTACCTGTAATTATTGTGGCAACTCGGGAAGCTATTAAAGCAGTGCCGCATACCATTAAAGAAGCATCCTTTGCTTTAGGAGCAAGTAAATGGCAAACTATTTATAGACAAATTTTACCTGCAGCATCCGGTGGAATTATTACAGGTGTTATTCTCGCTTTGTCAAGAGCTATTGGTGAAACAGCACCACTCATAGTGGTAGGTGCATTAATGTATGTACCTTTTGCACCAAGCAATCCAATGGATGAATATTCTGTTATGCCTATGCAAATTTTCAATTGGATATCACGACCTCAAGCAGGATTTGCAACTAATGCTGCAGCAGCAATAATTGTTCTTCTTATAATTACATTTATTATGAACGGTTTTGCAATATTTTTAAGAAATAGTTGGCAGAAAAAAGTTAAATGGTAA
- a CDS encoding inorganic phosphate transporter, whose translation MAPIILITIGIALLYDFLNGMNDAANSISTIVATRVLSPGKAVIWAAFFNFAAIWLFGQEIASTMSKGVIDKSIIDGDNYFIFCSLTGAILWVYICTSFGLPISVSHALIGGLIGPALAKSGGDALIWFADDQKGLGFIILFIFLAPIIGMVIGYTLQVITYWVFRRAKPHRVDGLFRVLQLTSSAAFSLGHGGNDAQKTAGVIILLLASTGQANIEDPPMWVFYLCYTIISLGTLIGGWKVVRTMGSNLTSLNPMGGFCAETAGAVTLFATAGLGIPASTTHTIAGAIMGVGASRRFSAVHWNVVYKIAGAWVFTIPATSIVSGLLYWGISSFIN comes from the coding sequence ATGGCACCAATCATTTTAATTACAATCGGTATTGCTTTATTGTACGATTTTTTAAATGGCATGAACGATGCTGCCAATTCAATTTCTACTATTGTTGCAACTCGTGTTTTAAGTCCGGGTAAAGCTGTTATTTGGGCAGCCTTTTTCAACTTTGCTGCTATATGGCTATTCGGTCAGGAAATAGCAAGCACAATGAGCAAAGGTGTAATTGATAAATCAATAATTGATGGAGACAATTACTTTATTTTCTGTTCGCTTACCGGCGCTATCTTATGGGTATATATCTGTACTAGTTTCGGATTACCTATTAGTGTATCGCATGCATTAATCGGTGGACTTATCGGACCGGCACTTGCAAAATCCGGTGGAGATGCATTGATTTGGTTTGCTGATGATCAAAAAGGTTTAGGTTTTATTATCCTATTTATATTTCTTGCTCCTATCATAGGTATGGTGATTGGCTATACCTTACAAGTAATTACGTATTGGGTATTCCGCAGAGCAAAACCACATCGGGTAGATGGGTTGTTCAGAGTGTTACAACTTACTTCTTCTGCCGCTTTCAGCTTAGGCCATGGTGGAAATGATGCACAAAAAACCGCAGGTGTAATTATTTTATTACTTGCATCCACAGGTCAAGCGAATATAGAAGATCCGCCAATGTGGGTTTTCTATTTATGCTATACAATCATTTCACTTGGAACATTAATCGGTGGATGGAAAGTAGTAAGAACCATGGGTAGCAATCTTACTTCATTAAATCCTATGGGTGGCTTCTGTGCTGAAACTGCCGGCGCAGTTACCTTATTTGCTACAGCAGGATTGGGAATTCCGGCAAGTACAACACATACAATTGCAGGTGCTATTATGGGTGTGGGTGCTTCACGTCGTTTTTCTGCAGTTCACTGGAATGTGGTTTATAAAATTGCAGGTGCTTGGGTGTTTACTATTCCGGCGACATCCATTGTAAGTGGATTATTATATTGGGGAATAAGTAGTTTTATTAATTAA
- the pstC gene encoding phosphate ABC transporter permease subunit PstC — MINVKSEKIIEWLLFLCGAITILTTLGIIWVLFFETFLFFKEVSFIEFFTGKEWTPLFADKQFGILPLISGTLLTSSIAIFVALPIGLSIAVYLNEYAHGSLRKLVKPALEILAAIPTVVYGFFALTVVTPLLQKIIHGLSGFNALSPGIVMGIMIIPLISSLSEDALYAIPKSLREASYGLGASRFQTSFKVLIPAASSGIMVSIILAISRAIGETMIVAVAAGMEPRLTFDPTVPIETITTYIVQVSLGDVPQGSLEFKTIFAAGMTLFVFTFILNTFTALIRRKFYHKYE, encoded by the coding sequence ATGATTAACGTAAAGTCTGAGAAAATTATTGAGTGGTTATTGTTTTTATGTGGAGCAATAACAATTCTTACAACCTTAGGAATAATTTGGGTTCTTTTTTTTGAAACTTTTTTATTTTTTAAGGAAGTTTCTTTTATTGAATTTTTTACCGGTAAGGAATGGACGCCTTTATTTGCAGATAAACAATTTGGAATTCTTCCATTAATTTCAGGTACGCTTTTAACTTCCTCCATTGCAATATTTGTAGCCTTACCTATCGGATTAAGTATTGCTGTATATCTCAATGAATATGCTCACGGAAGTTTAAGAAAACTTGTAAAACCTGCCTTAGAAATATTAGCCGCAATTCCTACTGTAGTCTATGGTTTTTTTGCACTTACAGTTGTAACACCGTTACTTCAAAAAATTATTCACGGACTTTCAGGATTTAATGCGCTCAGTCCTGGAATAGTTATGGGAATTATGATTATTCCACTTATCTCTTCTTTGAGTGAAGACGCACTTTATGCAATTCCAAAATCTTTAAGAGAAGCAAGTTATGGGTTAGGTGCATCTCGTTTTCAAACATCATTTAAAGTTTTAATTCCGGCTGCATCTTCCGGCATAATGGTTTCAATAATTCTTGCCATATCAAGAGCAATTGGTGAAACCATGATTGTTGCAGTAGCTGCCGGAATGGAACCTAGATTAACCTTTGATCCTACAGTTCCTATTGAAACTATTACTACTTATATTGTACAAGTATCCTTAGGTGATGTACCGCAAGGTTCATTGGAATTTAAAACAATATTTGCCGCCGGAATGACGCTGTTTGTTTTCACATTTATACTCAATACGTTTACTGCTTTAATTAGGCGCAAATTTTATCACAAGTATGAATAA
- a CDS encoding phosphate ABC transporter ATP-binding protein, producing the protein MIYKCAAEKVNVWYGNFHALKDISIKISAHTVTAFIGPSGCGKSTFLRLINRMNDYIDAFKMEGKILLDNRDIYSKHIHVEELRKEVGMVFQKPNPFPKSIFDNVTYGLVIQGIKDKKVLQEACENALRQAALWDEVKDDLKKSGLALSGGQQQRLCIARTLAVKPTVLLMDEPASALDPISTAKIEELILQLKKNYTIIIVTHNMQQAARISDKTAFFYLGELVEFDTTEVVFTNPRKDQTQAYITGRFG; encoded by the coding sequence ATGATTTACAAATGCGCAGCAGAAAAAGTAAATGTGTGGTATGGAAATTTTCATGCCTTAAAAGATATTTCAATTAAAATCAGTGCTCATACTGTAACTGCTTTTATTGGCCCTTCGGGATGTGGTAAATCCACATTTTTACGATTAATAAACCGTATGAATGATTATATTGATGCATTTAAAATGGAGGGTAAAATATTATTAGATAATCGGGATATTTATAGTAAACATATTCATGTAGAAGAATTGAGAAAAGAAGTGGGTATGGTTTTTCAAAAACCGAATCCATTTCCCAAATCTATTTTTGATAATGTTACGTACGGATTAGTAATTCAAGGTATAAAAGATAAAAAGGTTTTACAAGAAGCTTGTGAAAATGCATTGCGGCAAGCAGCATTATGGGATGAAGTGAAAGATGATTTAAAAAAATCTGGTCTTGCACTTTCCGGTGGTCAACAGCAGCGATTATGTATTGCACGCACACTTGCAGTTAAGCCAACGGTATTACTAATGGATGAGCCTGCTTCTGCATTAGACCCGATTTCTACAGCAAAAATTGAAGAACTAATATTGCAACTTAAAAAGAATTATACTATAATAATTGTAACTCATAACATGCAACAAGCAGCTAGGATAAGCGATAAAACGGCATTTTTTTATCTTGGAGAACTTGTAGAATTTGATACCACAGAAGTGGTTTTTACCAATCCCAGAAAAGATCAAACACAAGCATATATTACCGGTCGTTTTGGCTAA